One Halalkalicoccus subterraneus DNA window includes the following coding sequences:
- a CDS encoding DUF1611 domain-containing protein, with translation MQVAVLAHEKFPERAKTAVGVIRYGDYDVTAVLDRDHAGGQVADYVPGVPDAPIVEGMEDVAEADALLIGIAPIGGGFDESWRADVVNALNRGCDVISGLHYFLSEDKEFVALAAENDCELWDVRKPDEDLTVSRGVAKDVDAEVILTVGTDCSVGKMTVSLELARAAQERGIDAAFIPTGQTGIMIDGWGNPIDRVVSDFTAGAVEEMIVEKGDEHDYLFVEGQGTIIHPAYSAVTCGILHGSMPDSLVLCHAAGRESIHGYEDVSIPPMDEYIDLYEDLAAPVHETEVAAGALNTMDIVDEGPARDAVSQYGSDLGVPATDPVRFEKDDVLEALL, from the coding sequence ATGCAAGTCGCAGTTCTCGCACACGAGAAGTTCCCCGAGCGAGCGAAAACCGCCGTCGGCGTCATCCGCTACGGCGATTACGACGTCACCGCGGTGCTGGACCGCGACCACGCCGGCGGACAGGTCGCGGACTACGTTCCCGGCGTTCCGGACGCCCCCATCGTCGAGGGGATGGAAGACGTCGCGGAGGCAGACGCGCTGTTGATCGGGATCGCGCCCATCGGCGGCGGGTTCGACGAGAGTTGGCGCGCGGACGTCGTCAACGCCCTGAACCGGGGCTGTGACGTCATCTCGGGTCTCCACTACTTCCTCTCGGAGGACAAGGAGTTCGTCGCGCTCGCGGCGGAGAACGACTGCGAACTGTGGGACGTCCGCAAACCCGACGAGGACCTCACAGTGAGTCGGGGAGTCGCGAAGGACGTCGACGCCGAAGTGATCCTCACCGTGGGCACGGACTGCTCGGTCGGCAAGATGACCGTCTCGCTCGAACTCGCGCGCGCCGCCCAGGAGCGCGGGATCGACGCCGCGTTCATCCCGACGGGTCAGACCGGGATCATGATCGACGGGTGGGGCAACCCGATCGACCGCGTCGTCTCGGATTTCACCGCGGGCGCCGTCGAGGAGATGATCGTCGAGAAGGGCGACGAGCACGACTACCTGTTCGTCGAGGGCCAGGGGACCATCATCCATCCCGCCTACTCGGCGGTCACCTGCGGGATCCTCCACGGGTCGATGCCCGATTCGTTGGTACTTTGTCACGCCGCCGGGCGCGAGTCGATCCACGGCTACGAGGACGTCTCGATCCCGCCGATGGACGAGTACATCGACCTCTATGAGGACTTGGCCGCGCCGGTGCACGAGACGGAGGTGGCCGCGGGTGCGCTGAACACGATGGACATCGTCGACGAGGGGCCCGCCCGCGATGCCGTCTCCCAGTACGGCTCGGATCTCGGTGTGCCCGCGACCGACCCCGTCCGGTTCGAGAAGGACGACGTACTGGAGGCGCTGTTGTGA
- a CDS encoding Vms1/Ankzf1 family peptidyl-tRNA hydrolase, with protein MLDELLGRSELKGRIAALEDERRRLEERFEAERERRREAVRDRQAVDERENRLEDRISDLEGRLERTDEEAELEFRGVETLRGDRLREVLNRLDSFRTDEEGVLTAMIGGKTPEAVATAFGERTPLLSRASPCLAVTDDAGLVSVALRPPLAPAPFRTWSDAVEIEPGWFLPEGEFAFVLVRSDLFAMGEYRGRECRSFRGFESDVKGDHSKGGFSQGRFERRRDGQIREHLSKCRKALAGRESERLIVVGQRTLLKEFDADATRAVDATGDPREALEQAFHEFFTARLYRL; from the coding sequence ATGCTCGACGAGCTGCTCGGCCGATCCGAACTCAAGGGGCGTATCGCGGCGCTCGAGGACGAGCGCCGTCGCCTCGAGGAGCGCTTCGAGGCCGAGCGCGAGCGCCGTCGCGAGGCCGTCCGCGACAGACAGGCGGTAGACGAGCGTGAGAACCGCCTCGAAGACAGGATCAGCGATCTGGAGGGGCGGCTCGAACGGACGGACGAAGAGGCCGAACTGGAGTTCCGTGGCGTCGAGACGCTGCGCGGCGATCGACTCCGTGAGGTGTTGAATCGGCTGGACAGCTTTCGAACCGACGAGGAGGGCGTTCTGACGGCGATGATCGGCGGCAAGACCCCCGAGGCGGTCGCGACGGCGTTCGGCGAGCGGACTCCGCTTCTCTCGCGGGCCAGTCCGTGTCTCGCGGTCACCGACGACGCCGGTCTCGTGAGTGTCGCCCTGCGACCGCCGCTCGCCCCCGCCCCTTTTCGAACGTGGAGCGACGCGGTCGAGATCGAGCCCGGCTGGTTCCTCCCGGAGGGCGAGTTCGCCTTCGTGCTCGTGCGCTCGGACCTGTTCGCGATGGGCGAGTATCGCGGGCGCGAGTGCCGATCGTTTCGCGGCTTCGAGAGCGACGTGAAGGGCGATCACTCGAAGGGAGGGTTCTCACAGGGGCGCTTCGAGCGCCGGCGCGACGGGCAGATCCGCGAGCACCTCTCAAAATGCCGCAAGGCGCTTGCCGGGCGCGAATCGGAGCGACTGATCGTCGTCGGCCAGCGAACCCTCCTGAAGGAGTTCGACGCCGACGCGACGCGGGCGGTCGACGCGACCGGCGATCCCCGCGAGGCCCTCGAACAGGCGTTTCACGAGTTCTTCACCGCACGGCTGTACCGTCTATAG